GATTATGGATATAATGACTACCACATAAGAAATGTAAGTATTGCTACACCAACTAAAGACGCTACATGGTATTTTATGTACACGGTTTAAAACATAAGAAGAACTTAAATAATTGGATTTTCATACTGCTGACAGTTACATTTGTCAGCGGTTTTTGTTCTTTACAAAATAAATTAGCCCATATGTCTTTTAAAACACATGGGCTTGTAATCAATCATTAAAAACCTATTATTTCAATATAAAATCAAATGACACTAAAACTTTTTCAAAAGAGATAATTGCACTACGTCCATGAATAAAACAATTGTGATTTAAGCTGTAGACGTTGTCATTAAAGCATAAATTCGGCACTTTAACTACCATCACACAGCATCCACTATCAGTTACTCAATGTACCATTATCATCCCAACACACATTATCTCCATCTTCTCTAAGGTGATTTAAAACCTTGCCTATTCCCTCTCTAGTATAGGAACTTACTCGGAAAATTGTTTTACAGCCTGCAAGCTTCAACCAATATTCAGCTTGGTTAGCATTAGCATCAGACCTGTCTATCTGTGTTACTATACCTACAACCTCTCTGTTTACACAAGGTGCAATATTAGGTGGAAATATAGAATAAGGTTCTATGGCACTAAGTAAAAGCCCTACTACATCTGCCTCATAGGAATATATAGCAAGTGCACTTCCCAGGGACCTATTTTCTGCATATTCCCCTGGAGTATCAATAACTGCATCATAGTGATTGATATACTGAGTCTTATGATAAACTATATCCTGTCCTCTTAATGCCTGAGTCAAAGTAGTTTTTCCACATCCACTTCTACCAAATAATATTATTTTCCTCATACAATCTCACCTACGTTCTTGTTATTTCACATACTGTAAAAAAAAGCTTGTCCCTGCAATAATTTGCAACTGCTTTCATAGCAGACTCAACTTCTGCAACTCCTCCTGTTATAATAAGCGTTCCACTGAATCTATCTACAAAGCCAATGTCTATGTTAGCTGCTTTAGAAGCAATGTCTCCTGTAATGATTGCAGTTTCGCTGGGGCTCATACATACAATTCCAATAGCTGCCTTGCCATAATCAATGGTAGGATTTAATCCTAGTTTTTTATATATAATATCATCAGGACTGGCAATTATGTGTGCAATTGTGATTTGCTTACCTGGAACAGTTTCCTGAATAATTCTCACTTTACCTTCTTGTGCCAGTATATTTTGTAAATCCATGTCACAATCTCCTTTTCGACTTTTTCGATATTAGTTAAGTTAATAATACGCCACTAATGCGTATTTGTCAACTACGGAGAGGAAGTTATACCAGGATAAATAGGTGAAAATTTATAGCTCTATAAACAAAATTAGGTTTCATAAAATTTCTATATATTTTAATTTACCTATAAAATTTTATATATCAATATCCTTATAATAGTATTTAGAAAAATATACTATATATAAGGGAAAATACATATTCCATGCCACATAGTGAAAGAACCTGGATACCCAAGTTCTTTTACCATATTTTTAAGAGGAGTAACTTTGTTATGTTACTTTAGTATTTATCAATAATTTGTTAATGACTATTTAAAATATCTATTTAACAATCCCTGGAATGCACTTCCGTGTCTTGCTTCATCTTTACACATTTCATGCACTGTATCATGAATTGCATCATAGTTTAATTGTTTAGCAAGAGTTGCTAAATCCTTTTTCCCCTTACAGGCTCCTTCTTCTGCATCTACTCTCATCTGTAAATTTTTCTTTGTATCTGCCACTACAACTTCTCCTAGTAATTCAGCAAATTTAGCAGCATGTTCTGCTTCTTCAAAAGCTATTCTCTTATATGCTTCTGCAACTTCTGGATATCCTTCTCTATCTGCCTGACGGCTCATAGCTAAATACATTCCAACCTCTGAACATTCTCCTGTAAAGTTAGCTCTTAATTCTTCTACTACTTTTGGATCCACATCTTTTGCAACACCTATTACATGCTCATCTGCCCAACTGATTGCTCCAGCTTCTTTCTTTTCCATGAACTTTTCTGCTGGTGCACCACAAACAGGACATTTTGCTGGAGGTGTATCCCCCTCATGAACATAACCACATACTGTACAAACAAATTTTTTCATTATAAATTCCTCCCTATATATATTTATATTATATAATTATTTTTATAAGTTTCTCTTAACAATTATTATTATATAATATATATTATTATATTGCAAGAGGTTTTTAAAATTTTTTTATTTCTTTTAATATTTCTTTTTCTACTTTGTTGCAATCAGGTACATAGCTTTTTAATATATCCATATCTCCTCTTAATATATATCTCCCCAAAAACGCGGGAACAAGCACACTGTCTCCTGTAAATACAGGAAGCACTCCTCCTTTATATATTAAGTTTCCATAACCCCGAACACATGTAAATATATAAAATCTCTCCTCATCACTTTCCTCTGCCACCTCTGTATGAATATTATATAATTCTAAGGAAAATTCCCTACAAAGACATAAATAAGTTTTTTCACAGCCTTTTCTTTTCAGCGTAACCCCCATGCTTTTTTCTCCTTTTAAGTTAAAGTCTATTACATGTAGAGCTTTTTCGATATGGAGCTCCCTTTCTCTTCCATAATCATAAATTCTATAGGTTATATCACTATTTTGCTGAATTTCTGCTACAATTACTCCTGCCCCTATAGCATGAACAAGTCCACTTTTTATAAAATATACATCTCCTCTATTTACAAGCACCTTATTTAAATGTTTTTCTAGAATTCCCCGTGTAATGGCACCTTTAAGTTCATCTCCATTTGTTATATTTTTAGTACCTAGTATCAAGCTGGCTCCTTCAGCTGCCTCCATTACATACCAGACTTCCGATTTTCCCCAATCCTTTTCCACATTATTGGCGTATATATTATCAGGATGAACTTGTATAGAAAGTTTATCTCTGGCATTAATGAGTTTTACTAGAAGTGGAAATCTATCCAATTTAATTTTTCTTCCTAAAAACCTCTCTCCTCCCTTTAAAATAAGCTCATCAAACCTAGCACCCTTTAACTTTCCATTTGCTACTATTCCCATACCATTTTTGTGACATGCTATATCCCAGCTTTCCCCTATTTTTCCCTCCGGCAGATTACTTCTAAAGAGTTCCAGATCTCTTCCTCCCCAAATTTTACTGTAATATAAGTTTTCGAACTTAATTGGATATAACATAATTCATCTCCTTATATTTAAGATTTAATGATTATGTTATATACTTATAAAAGCTAAAACATTATTATTACATAATATAAAATTAGATAATATCATATACCAAAAAATAAAAAAACCTTCTGACAGTTAACTTGCCAGGAGATCTCTTATAATGAAATTTTCTTAAAACAATAATTTCAAAATACCCCAATTAATTTTTAATATATTTTTTTATTTCTTCAAAACCAACTTTGCTTAAACTACTAACTTTAAATATAGTCTCTGCTCCTGCCATGCTTAACATTTCTTCTACCATTTTAACACTATCCATATCCTCACAAAGATCCATCTTAGTTATTATACCTATAACAGGTTTAGCAAATATGCCGGCAAAGCTTGGAGGAAATACACTTTCCATACTTGTACAATCCTGACAAATAGCCATAATATCACAATCCGCTGAAATAATTGTAAGTGATCCATACCACTTGTTTTCTATATATTGTCCCGGTGTATCTATAAATGTACCATTTATAATATCTGTAGTTTGAGTACTTCTATAGCTCATTTCTTCAATACTTACATCCTGTCCACTTATAGCCTTACATAAAGTGGTTTTTCCCGAGCCTGTTTTCCCTATTACCATTACAATTTTCATGATAACTCCCCTATTGGCTATATTTAGTAAAATATTCCAAATATCTTATTCAATATCCTCTTTAATAAGTCATCTTATCTAAACTACCCCATTTTCAATTTTATGCTTGAAATAAATATTTGTCAATACTAACGTTTCAAGTTTATCCAAAGGCTGTAATTTAACTCTCCTCTATTCCAAAGCGGAACATAATAACTGCTGCTCACTTAGATAAGTTTTTCTAAAGCTCAGATGGGAAAATCATTATTTACTCAAAGCTTATTTTACATAACTTGTAACTATATACTTCATAAATACATATAATTTAATTAACAGTAAAAAATAGGAGTTGTATATATGTACGATTATGACTACTTGAGATTTGAAGACGACCCCATGTACGATGAAGTTAACTATGAAGATACTACTTATGATGACATACCCCAAATGTTAGATCCCGTAAATCAATTTTATTGCCCTTATCTTCAGTTTTATGCATTTCACCCACCTATGTATATGCCTAATATGCCTAGGCAGCAAAGTCCTCACAGACTTCCACCAGGACCTCCTCCAGCTCATACTCCTTCGAAAAAAAATGCCAGTACAACAAAGTCATCCTTAAGACCATGCTTATTTAAATATACTCACATATGGCCAAAAAGAGGTAACCCATTTTGGGCATGGATTACCCATGTAGACAGAAACAGTATTTCTGGTTATAGGTGGTACAGAAATAGATGGACCTATTTTGGTATGAGCATAAGACAAATAGAAGGTTTTATATGTCAATAATCATTCAGGGACGCTTCAGTCCCTGTTAATTTCCCTGCTTATACGAAGTCTGCCGCTGCTAATACCCAAATACCCCAGTATTAACAATGCTATGCCCCTGGATAAGTCCTTCTACGGTTCAAATGGAGAAAAGTAAAAACTCCATCTAAACCTCTGAATCCCTTGATTTTAAATAAGTTTTACTATTTTCTTCCGATAAACACTCCTTTTTCGGGCAAAAATCTCTGTACAAATCCATCAAACTTACGTGTTTTACACTTTCAGAACTATATCTTCCTATTTTAAATGCCAATTGTATAGAAAATCCCAAGGTTAATGCAATTATAAGAGTTCCTATGCCAACAGGTCCTCCTAAAAAATACCCTACAATCAATACACTTCCTTCTATAAACGTTCTTATCATCCATACAGGCTTATCTGTTTTTTTCACTAGGCCCTCCATTAAACTGTCTCTGGGGCCTGCACCTAGATTGACTTTTAAGTAAAAATATGTTGCCCACCCTATTACCAAGACACCTATACCCAGCATAAGTATTCGTGCTATCAATGCATCTGCTGTCTTTATAATATTAAATTTTTCAATTATATCAATAAAAAATCCTATAAATATCATATTAAATACACTGGCCAATCCCAAAGGTACACCCATAAAGTAGCATATCGCCAATATTAAAATTCCTACTAACTGTGATACCTGCCCTAATGTAAAGATACTATGTTTTACTATACCTACATGTAATACATCCCAGGGACCCATTCCTAAATTACAGTGCAAAGTCAATAATATTCCTATAGAATATAGAATCAGCCCAAAGAATAAAGAAGGCATTTTTTTTATGAGCTGAATCATTATGTATTTTTTGTTTTCCCTAGTATTATTCATTTTAAGTTCTCCTACTAATATATTAATATATGCTGCATTTTATGTTAACATCTTAATTTAATAATTTCAATAAATTCATTATTAAATATATAACTTGTACACTAAATATTTTATTGATTACGAACTTTTATTGCTATATGAAAATTTCACACCTAATAAATATATAAATATACTAAGTACTATTATGTACATTATAATATATATTGGATGAAGCATCCATGAAGAACTGGTATTATAAATAGAAAAAGTTCCAAAAAATATGAATATACCTCCTGCTGCCCACTTTATATATTTATCTGGAATATGCTTATATATCCAGGCTCCACCTATAATCCCTATACCATCTGCAATAATCATTCCCAGTGTTGTCCCTATAAATGTTAATATAGGCTCATTTCCTTTTGCAGATATGGTTATTGTCATAAGTTGAGTTTTATCTCCCATTTCTGCTAAAAAGAAAGCTATAATAACTGTAACAATCGGTCCAAATCTGCTCCTATTACTATTTTCTCCATCAATCTTATCTCCCCTTAAAGTCCAGAGGCCAAAAATCAAAAAAGATATTGCAGCTGCTATATTTACTATTTTCATAGATATGAGAGAACTCAAATAACTTCCTACTGCCACTGCTAGTCCATGGTTAAAAATAGTAGCTATAAGTACTCCTGATAACACCTCCTTTATTTTGTACTTACTTGCCATGGCCATAGCAAGCAACTGAGTTTTATCTCCCATTTCTGCAATAACCACAAGTAACAGTGCTTGTATAAATGTATCCATTAAATCTACCTCCTAAAATATAAAAGAGACTTTTAGCACAATGAAATTTATTATATTTAAAATTTTTCAACATAAATCATTTATGCTGAAAAATTTTAAATACATAAGTAACATTGTGTTAAAAGTCTCACTTGACTGATATCAGCCATGATAAAGCCAGACCAAAAATAAAGGTCAGTATGTTGACTTTATCTCCACCATAGGGTAGTTACTCCCCTTTAACATCTGAATTTATAATATTTTCTTTAATGATTTTATCATAGTTTTTAAACTTAGTAAAATATATTTTAGATATTGATTTTTAAGGAATTTTTCCTATGTTTTTTCACCAGATAAAATAACCACTGTTGTTATAATACATATTGCTCCTATCCATTCCATTATTCCAAAGCTTATATGGAGCCACAACACAGATAAAAACACTGAGGATAAAGGTTCAACACAGGCCAACACATTTGTCTCTGAAGGTTTTATATGATTTGTGCTTTCCATATAACACCAAAAAGGAATTAACGTTCCAAATATCACCACAAAAATAACTCCAGATATGGAAGCTCCAGACCATTGTCCTGTAAAATCCCAGGGGTGATAAAATAAACTAAATGTTAGTCCTCCAATAAGCATACCCCATCCAACTACAACAACAGAATCCCATTTACTCAAAAGAGAACAAGGTTGTAATGTATAAAAAGCTAATGCGAAAGCAGAACTAAGACCCCAAAATAACCCCAGTTTAGAAATAGACAAGGCATGAACATTTCCATGGGTAATTATAAAAAAAGTACCTACTATAGCTAAAATAATAGCCACTGCTTGTCTCAAACCTGGAATCTTTTTTAAAAATACAGCTAGATAACAAGTAATTATAACCATTGATAAGTACTGAAGTATAGTTGCTGTAGCAGCATTTGAATATTTAATAGCAGCAAAATATGTATATTGTACTCCTAGCATACCTATGATACTAAATAAGATAAGGTTGAATCTGTGATGTCTATATTTCCATATGTCCCATATATCTTTCTTTAATTTGAAAAAAGCATAGCATAATAAAATTACTCCTGATAATAATAATCTAATTACCACAAGCCATTCTGGAGTAAATTTTTTTTGGAATAGATACTGGGCAACGGTACCCGATACTCCCCACAGCACAGCTGCAAATATTACAAGTACTATTCCTTTTGTTCGCGATTGAACCTTTACTGCACCCTCAACAAGCATATATCCTTACCTACTTTCTTTATAACAATTATCCTTTATATCCAATCTTATATTATTGGATAATCCTGGATAAAAAACAACTAAATTGGCTTCTTTTTCAGAAAAAAGCAGCAGCCACGCATATCCCATTGGTATTATATCATAATTAAATCACACATGGTGGTTATTTATATAAAATTCCCCTTCAACTGTAGCCCATTTATGCTACTAATAAGATTATACCTATAATTACCAAGTTTTGGTTTTTGATTCACAGGTTAGTTTTTCCACATATATAATTTATATTTTATACATAAGTGCAATTGCAAACAGAAAAAATAATCATATATATTTAGAATTTGGAGGGATTTATATTGGAAAATACACATGATTTTCATTCACCCGCAACAAATCTCATTGGGATTGGAGCCATTAAAGATTTACCATTAGAATTGATGCCTTATAAATTGAGCAAGGCTTTAATTGTTACGGACAAGAATATAATAAAACTTGGTTATGTTGAAACAGTAGAAAAAATATTAAAAAGTTTATTTATCTCTTACGATATATTTGATGGTATTTTGCATCCAGATTGTACTATTTCATTTGTGGAAGATGCCCTTACCTATTTTAAAAAGAGATTGAATATATTAAAACGAAGCTACCATATTATAATATCCATAGGAGGTGGAACTAACCATGATTGTGCAAAGGCTGTAGCTATTATAGCAACAAATGGTGGCTCCATAGAGGATTACGAAGGATATGAAAAAATGAAAAATCCTGCTCTGCCAGTAATATCAATAAACACCACCTCTGGTTCAGGATCTGAAATATCCAATTTTGCAATTATAGAGGATGAAAGTAGAAAGGTAAAAATGACTATAGGAGATTCTAAAATGATGCCTATTATATCTGTAAATGATCCTATGTTTATGCAAACTATGCCTCCAGATGTGACTGCAAGCTCAGGTATTGACGTCCTAACTCATTCAATAGAAGGATTTGTATCTACTGAGGCTTCACCCATTACAGATAGCCTGGCATTGAAATCTATTAAATTAGTTTTTAAGTATTTAAAAAGAGCCTACGAAAATGGAAATGATCTAGAAGCTAGAGAACAAATGATGTTTGCTAGTGTCATGGCGGGAATGGTTTTTAATAATGCAGGACTTGGATATGTTCATTCCATGTCCCATCAATTAGGAGCACTTTATAATGAAATTCACGGAACTTGTAATGGAATTTTGCTGCCTCATGTATTTGAATTTAATTCTCCATCAATACCTGATGAAAGAATCTTTAATATCAATGAGATTATAGGGTTAGAAGCAGAAACAAAAAAAGATGCAGTTAACAATATTAAGCATAGTATTCAAAATCTCTGTGAAGATATTAAGCTTCCAGATCACCTAAGCTCTATTGGATTTAATGAAAATGATTTAGAATTCATGTCCAAAAATGCCCTAAAAGATATATGTTCCATTACAAATCCAAGAAAAGGAACTCTTACAGATATAATGGATATTTTTAAGGCTGCTATTTAAAACTAATAAAAAGCTCAAACATAGATACCCTATAAGAAAAAGGGCGTTTTTAGCCCTAATTCTTTTACCTTAATTCAAATCATTTCCTTAAAATTTTAAAAAGTTCCTCTTTATTTTTAGGTATACTATTATTCCACGATATTTTTTTACTCTCATTTAAAGCCTCAAAAACTTCCAAAATAAGAGGCTTTTGGAGGTAACATTCTTCTATCAATTTATTGTCTGAAAAAATCTCATAAGGTGTCCCCTCTTTAGCTATTTCTCCATTTTTCATAACAAAAATATAATCTGACCAAGAATATGCCAATTCCACATCATGAGTTGACAATATAACAGTAATACCCTTTTCATTAATATCATTGAATATGTTAATAATCTGTCTGGCATGCTTAGGATCAAGACTTGAAGTAGGTTCATCAAAAACTATTATTTCCGGATTCATAACAAGTATATCTGCAATTGAAACTCTCTTTTTCTGTCCATAACTCAAAAAATGTACAGCTTTTTCCCTGTAGTCATACATGCCTATATTTTTCAAGGCAGTTTCCACTCTTGTTCTCACTTCAATTTCATCAAGCTTTAAATTCATAGCTCCAAAAGAAACCTCTTGATATACACTTGCTGAGAACAATTGATTTTCTGGATCTTGAAAAACAATTCCAATATTTTTTCTCAATTGTAATAAAGATTTTTGATTATATTTTACTTCATTTCCTTTATATATCAAATTGCCTTTGGTAGGTCTTAAGACTCCATTGAAATTCAAAAATAGTGTAGACTTTCCAGAGCCATTGACACCAATAAAAGATATTTTTTTCCCCTTTTCTATTTTTAGATTTATATTATTCAAAGCTTTAGTACCATCTGGATACTGAAAACTTAAATTCTTCGTTTCCAGTATATATTCACTCATATAATCCCTCCAAAAATATCTTTATTAAAACTTATACATATGGCTATAATTTCTATAATAATCATTATTAACATATTCTTATATGAAATTTTATAACTATTTTCTATTAAATTTATCTCCCCGTCATAACATCTTGATTCCATTGCAGTATAAATATCCTGTGAACGTTTATAAGAACTTATAAATAAACAACTAATCAATTTTCCAAGAGAATTATAGCTGGCCTTTATTGTTGAATACCCCAGTCTTGAATTTTGTGAAATGAAAATCATATTGGCTGTATCTAGCAATACAAAAATAAATCTATATATAAGTCCCATTAATTCAACAAATAATTTAGGTACCTTTAGTCGTCTAAGTACCATCAACACTTCAAAAATAGGAGTTGACAGGGCAAGAAAATATAAGCATGAAACCGCAGCAAGAGCCTTAAAAAATATTTTTGAAGACATTTCAACACTTTCTCTTGTACATCCGAGCTTAATATTTAATATGGTAAAACTAAATAATACATCTTTGCTACTTCCAACTACATTTATGGCAATGGTAACAACCCCAATAATCAGAAAAACCATAGGAATCAACATTAATTCCATATATGATCTAATCGGTATTTTTCCCTTAAAAATAGCTACAACGCCCATAAATACTGTAATTATCACTGAATACACTATATTATTTAATAATACACATAATACCATAGTGAAAATACTAAATATAAACTTTTCCATGGGGTTACTACTTCTTAATTGAGATGTATAGGCTAGCTTGTCTATGGAAATCATAATTTGTCTTTTTCCACTCTCTTAGACTTGCCTTTTGAATATCCCAGATAATAACACACTACTCCTGAACCAATAGCCGCCTGCAATGCAAATAAAAGGCTTTCTATTTCACCACTTGGAGGCTCCCACACTGAAGAAAACCAAGGCTTGTAGCTTTTATCAATTTGAGTGATTGCCTTTTCTGCTTTATCATCTGAACCTGCAAATTCAGCATTTTTCATAAATACTAACGGGATAACTGCTATTAATATCACAAGAAAAGCCAATAATAAATTTTTCTTAAATATATTATTAGTTTTATTTTCTACACTCATTTTATTATACCTCCTCTGATATAACTTTTAGCTGTACAAGTTCTTCCTTATTATAATTATTTAAAATGTTAAAAACTATAACAGTTAATATTCCTTCACTTATTGCAAGGGGAATTTGAGTTACAGCAAATATGCCCATGAACTTAGTCATAGAAACCAATACTCCTCCCGTTGCATCAGGAAATGCCAGCGCAAGCTGAATTGAGGTTGTAACATAAGTCATTAAATCTCCCAGCATGGCAGCTACAAACACAGCTACTGAGGATGATACATTCATTTTTTTCAGTAACTTATACAAAAAATAAGATACCAATGGTCCAACCACAGCCATGGAAAAAGTATTAGCTCCAAGGGTAGTCAATCCTCCATGTGCAAGAAGCAGTGCTTGAAATATAAGAACTATAACACCCAAAACACTCATAACTGCAGGCCCAAAAAGTATAGCTCCAAGTCCTACCCCTGTTGGATGAGAACAACTTCCTGTAACTGATGGAATTTTCAGTGCAGACAAAACAAATGCAAACGCACCTGCCATAGCTATTAACATTTTTATTTTAGGATTCACTCTTATCTTTTGTTTTATAGAAAATAATCCTACCACAACAAAAGGTATGCATATAACACCCCATGCTACACACCACTTTGCAGGAAGAAAGCCTTCCATAATGTGCATGGCATACACACTTTCAGGTATAAATAGTAATGCAAGAAAAATTCCCAATGAAATTTGATACTTTTTTGACATAGATGAAATCCTCCTAATTCTAGAATTTAATATTATTGCACAAAATAAATAATCCTTCTAACAAAAGCATTAAAAGGACAAGACAAAAACTATATTCATTCATAAGGAACTTAATAAGTACATCGCATTTTTTGACACCCCCTATCACTCGTAGAGACCATAGTCAAAAATATAGGCAGGTCTTCTGACTCAAGAATCATCACTTAAATACCCCTTCCCTGTTTCCAAGTGGTTTCTAATGTATTTAAATTCATCTAATACAGCTACGGGATAGTCCAGGAATTTCACCTGATTCCCTTTTAATTAATCAATTAATTGATTAAACCTATATTTTATTATTAAATTTTACTATTATTGTATATACTACACTATAAGCATATCATTATTAGTCCGTAAAATCAACGAATATAATTATACACAAAATACTCCATAAAAAATTTTTAGTGGATATTTAGATAAAATAATACATATTAATAATACAAAACAAATATTTTGTTCTATTTTATTATAATACATTTTGTAAAAACATGCAAACATTACATAAAATATTTGTAATATTAAACCTATATGTAGATTTTTTATATTAATATAACATAGTCATTGTATAAATATCATCATTAAGTTTAATTATATTAAAGATATATTGCCATAATAATACAAAATATTTGTTTTGTTCTAATAAAATATGATAATAGTTAAAACATAAATTTTATTATGGAGGTTTTATGAATATATTTATAGCTAGACAACCTATCTTGGATAAATACAATAGAATTTATGGATATGAACTTTTATTTAGAAATGACATAAAAAAAAATAAATATGGTGAAAATGATGGGGATAAGGCCACTATGGAAATTATAATAAATAGTTTCTTCTATATGGATATAAATAAAATAGCTCAAAATAAGATGGCTTTCATCAATTTTACTGAGAATATTTTAACTTCACAAATATTTCAAATAATTTCACCTAAAACTATTGTAATTGAAATTTTGGAAAATATAAAACCATCCAATAAAATAATAAATGCATGCAAAATTTTAAAACAATATGGTTTTACATTGGCTTTAGACGACTTTAGCTTTAGTTATGAATATGAACAACTTATTAAATTAGTAGACATAATAAAGGTAGATTTTAATATAACTAAGGGTTATGAACGAAAAAATATAGTTAAATTAATTAATACTATAAAGCCTAAAAATATAAAATTTCTTGCAGAAAAAATTGAAACAATTGATGACTTTAATGAAGCTATAGAATACGGCTATACATATTTTCAAGGATATTATTTCAGCAAACCCATAATTATATCAGGTAAAAAAATACCTGAAAATGAACTTATATATGTAAAGATATTGAATGAAGTAAATTCAGAGGAAATCTCTATAACTAATATTGAAAGCTTAATTAAAAATGATGTTTCACTTTCATATAACTTATTAAAGATAATAAACTCAGCTAAGTTCTGCTTAAAAACTAGAATAGAATCAGTTAAGCAGGCCCTTATTTATTTTGGTGAAGACAGAATAAAAAAATGGATAAATCTAACCTGCTTAAAATTAATTTCTCATGATAAACCTGAAATATTCATGATCAATACGCTAGTTAGAGCCCATTTTGCTGAATTAATATTTATTAAATTGGGATTAGCAAAAGACTCCTTCAATGCATTTTTAGCAGGAATGCTATCCTTAATAGATATAATACTTGAAAGACCTTTAAAGGAAATATTAGAAGAATTGAACATATCAGATGAAGTTAAAGGTGCCTTACTGGGAGAAAAAAATAATTATTATAAAATATTAAAACTAATTATTG
This window of the Clostridium kluyveri DSM 555 genome carries:
- a CDS encoding DMT family transporter is translated as MLVEGAVKVQSRTKGIVLVIFAAVLWGVSGTVAQYLFQKKFTPEWLVVIRLLLSGVILLCYAFFKLKKDIWDIWKYRHHRFNLILFSIIGMLGVQYTYFAAIKYSNAATATILQYLSMVIITCYLAVFLKKIPGLRQAVAIILAIVGTFFIITHGNVHALSISKLGLFWGLSSAFALAFYTLQPCSLLSKWDSVVVVGWGMLIGGLTFSLFYHPWDFTGQWSGASISGVIFVVIFGTLIPFWCYMESTNHIKPSETNVLACVEPLSSVFLSVLWLHISFGIMEWIGAICIITTVVILSGEKT
- a CDS encoding NADH peroxidase, with protein sequence MKKFVCTVCGYVHEGDTPPAKCPVCGAPAEKFMEKKEAGAISWADEHVIGVAKDVDPKVVEELRANFTGECSEVGMYLAMSRQADREGYPEVAEAYKRIAFEEAEHAAKFAELLGEVVVADTKKNLQMRVDAEEGACKGKKDLATLAKQLNYDAIHDTVHEMCKDEARHGSAFQGLLNRYFK
- a CDS encoding BMC domain-containing protein — protein: MDLQNILAQEGKVRIIQETVPGKQITIAHIIASPDDIIYKKLGLNPTIDYGKAAIGIVCMSPSETAIITGDIASKAANIDIGFVDRFSGTLIITGGVAEVESAMKAVANYCRDKLFFTVCEITRT
- a CDS encoding YczE/YyaS/YitT family protein; its protein translation is MNNTRENKKYIMIQLIKKMPSLFFGLILYSIGILLTLHCNLGMGPWDVLHVGIVKHSIFTLGQVSQLVGILILAICYFMGVPLGLASVFNMIFIGFFIDIIEKFNIIKTADALIARILMLGIGVLVIGWATYFYLKVNLGAGPRDSLMEGLVKKTDKPVWMIRTFIEGSVLIVGYFLGGPVGIGTLIIALTLGFSIQLAFKIGRYSSESVKHVSLMDLYRDFCPKKECLSEENSKTYLKSRDSEV
- a CDS encoding EutP/PduV family microcompartment system protein, translated to MKIVMVIGKTGSGKTTLCKAISGQDVSIEEMSYRSTQTTDIINGTFIDTPGQYIENKWYGSLTIISADCDIMAICQDCTSMESVFPPSFAGIFAKPVIGIITKMDLCEDMDSVKMVEEMLSMAGAETIFKVSSLSKVGFEEIKKYIKN
- a CDS encoding TMEM165/GDT1 family protein; translated protein: MDTFIQALLLVVIAEMGDKTQLLAMAMASKYKIKEVLSGVLIATIFNHGLAVAVGSYLSSLISMKIVNIAAAISFLIFGLWTLRGDKIDGENSNRSRFGPIVTVIIAFFLAEMGDKTQLMTITISAKGNEPILTFIGTTLGMIIADGIGIIGGAWIYKHIPDKYIKWAAGGIFIFFGTFSIYNTSSSWMLHPIYIIMYIIVLSIFIYLLGVKFSYSNKSS
- a CDS encoding type I phosphomannose isomerase catalytic subunit translates to MLYPIKFENLYYSKIWGGRDLELFRSNLPEGKIGESWDIACHKNGMGIVANGKLKGARFDELILKGGERFLGRKIKLDRFPLLVKLINARDKLSIQVHPDNIYANNVEKDWGKSEVWYVMEAAEGASLILGTKNITNGDELKGAITRGILEKHLNKVLVNRGDVYFIKSGLVHAIGAGVIVAEIQQNSDITYRIYDYGRERELHIEKALHVIDFNLKGEKSMGVTLKRKGCEKTYLCLCREFSLELYNIHTEVAEESDEERFYIFTCVRGYGNLIYKGGVLPVFTGDSVLVPAFLGRYILRGDMDILKSYVPDCNKVEKEILKEIKKF
- a CDS encoding EutP/PduV family microcompartment system protein, which gives rise to MRKIILFGRSGCGKTTLTQALRGQDIVYHKTQYINHYDAVIDTPGEYAENRSLGSALAIYSYEADVVGLLLSAIEPYSIFPPNIAPCVNREVVGIVTQIDRSDANANQAEYWLKLAGCKTIFRVSSYTREGIGKVLNHLREDGDNVCWDDNGTLSN